In the Euphorbia lathyris chromosome 5, ddEupLath1.1, whole genome shotgun sequence genome, one interval contains:
- the LOC136229626 gene encoding uncharacterized protein: MGYAQLVIGPAGSGKSTYCSSLYQHCETTRRTVHIVNLDPAAECFDYPVAMDIRELISLDDVMEELGLGPNGALLYCMEELEDNLDDWLTEELDNYMDDDYLVFDCPGQIELFSHVPVLRNFVEHLKRKNFNVCAVYLLDSQFITDVSKFISGCMASLSAMIQLELPHVNILSKMDLVTNKKDLEKYLDPDSRALLPELNQQMAPQFVKLNKALIELVDEYSMVSFMPLDLRKESSIQYVLAQIDNCIQYGEDADVKVKDFDADVDDE; the protein is encoded by the exons ATGGGTTATGCACAACTTGTTATTGGCCCTGCAGGAAGTGGAAAG TCCACTTATTGTTCGAGTTTATACCAACACTGTGAAACAACCAGACGCACAGTACATATTGTGAACCTAGATCCTGCCGCTGAATGTTTTGACTATCCTGTGGCTATGG ATATTAGGGAACTCATTTCATTGGATGATGTtatggaggaacttggcttgggTCCCAATGGTGCTCTTCTTTATTGCATGGA AGAACTTGAAGACAACCTAGATGATTGGTTGACTGAAGAGCTGGATAATTACATGGATGATGACTATCTAGTATTTGACTGTCCAG GCCAGATAGAACTTTTCTCCCATGTCCCTGTGCTTCGGAACTTTGTGGAGCATTTGAAGCGCAAAAATTTCAATGTTTGTGCTGTATACTTGCTTGATTCACAG tTCATAACAGATGTGTCCAAGTTCATAAGTGGGTGTATGGCATCTCTTTCTGCAATGATACAACTTGAATTGCCTCATGTCAATATCCTCTCAAAAATGGACCTTGTGACTAACAAAAAGGATCTTGAAAA GTATTTGGATCCAGATTCTCGAGCTTTGTTACCAGAACTAAACCAACAGATGGCCCCTCAATTTGTAAAGTTGAATAAGGCTTTGATTGAACTG gTTGATGAGTATAGCATGGTGAGTTTCATGCCTCTTGACTTGAGGAAGGAGAGCAG CATACAATATGTATTGGCTCAAATTGACAACTGCATTCAGTATGGGGAAGACGCAGACGTGAAGGTTAAAGATTTTGATGCAGATGTTGATGATGAGTAG
- the LOC136230136 gene encoding large ribosomal subunit protein uL18-like, translating to MAFVKSQKSKAYYKRFQVKYKRRRAGKTDYRARIRLINQDKNKYNTPKYRFVVRFTNKDVIAQVIHSRIVGDIVLASAYAHELPHYGLEVGLTNYAAAYCTGLLLARRVLKQLEMDEEYEGNVEATGEDYSVEPADSRRPFRALLDVGLLRTTTGNRVFGALKGALDGGLDIPHSEKRFAGFSKDGKQLDAEVHRKYIYGGHVAAYMKILIEDEPEKYQSHFSEYIKRSIDADNLEAMYKKVHAAIRADPVAKKTEKQPLKEHKRYNPKKLTYEERKAKLVERLQALNSAADADDDDDSE from the exons ATG GCGTTCGTTAAGTCCCAGAAGTCAAAAGCTTACTACAAGCGTTTTCAAGTTAAATACAAGAGAAGACGAG CGGGTAAGACCGATTACAGGGCGAGAATTCGTCTAATCAACCAGGACAAGAACAAGTACAACACTCCCAAATATCGATTTGTTGTCAGATTT ACCAACAAAGATGTAATTGCACAAGTTATACATTCACGGATTGTTGGTGATATAGTTCTGGCATCTGCTTATGCTCATGAGCTTCCACACTATGGCCTTGAAGTAGGGCTTACAAATTATGCTGCTG CTTACTGCACTGGTCTCCTATTGGCCCGACGGGTGCTGAAACAGCTTGAGATGGATGAGGAGTACGAAGGAAATGTTGAG GCTACTGGCGAAGATTATTCTGTTGAACCAGCTGATAGCAGGAGGCCTTTCCGTGCTCTCCTTGATGTTGGCCTTTTGAGGACAACAACTGGCAATCGTGTTTTTGGTGCATTGAAG GGAGCTTTGGATGGCGGGCTTGATATTCCTCACAGTGAGAAGAGGTTTGCTGGATTCAGCAAGGATGGCAAGCAGCTTGATGCTGAAGTTCACAGGAAGTACATCTATGGTGGCCATGTTGCTGCTTACATGAAG ATATTAATTGAAGATGAACCAGAAAAGTATCAGTCTCACTTCAGTGAGTACATAAAAAGAAGTATCGATGCTGATAACCTTGAGGCGATGTACAAGAAGGTGCATGCTGCCATACGTGCAGATCCTGTAGCAAAGAAGACTGAGAAGCAGCCTCTAAAGGAGCACAAGAG ATACAACCCGAAGAAGCTGACCTATGAGGAAAGAAAAGCCAAGTTGGTTGAAAGGTTGCAGGCGCTGAACTCGGCAGCTGatgctgatgatgatgatgattctGAGTGA